A window of Littorina saxatilis isolate snail1 linkage group LG7, US_GU_Lsax_2.0, whole genome shotgun sequence contains these coding sequences:
- the LOC138970313 gene encoding holothin acyltransferase-like, whose amino-acid sequence MRSSDIDGLYALLSENQWNMERDYLQCVFDTDPSGLVVVVTNDGQIIGHNGILAHSDKVASSGMNIVSEGYRELGIGRKLFHSVMEVMKDRNVGGTSLSNRVSFYAQFGWIIPSFTLHYNQGPVNPHFVSAPTKVDGLEIVPIADVSFSDVLSYDAEIHTIARPKYLRNWALFEKAESYAALKNGKVCGYSVLRRADVGYKMYPLFADDKHIAHALFCKMASFIPRGEDLIFTQPIENEEATKFVTGNKLTNYLTMTRLYNQWEVEVDVSRVYSTSSTEYSIV is encoded by the exons ATGAGGAGCTCGGACATCGACGGACTGTACGCGCTACTGTCCGAGAACCAGTGGAACATGGAGAGAGATTACCTGCAGTGTGTTTTTGACACTGACCCCTCGGGGCTCGTCGTGGTCGTCACCAACGATGGACAGATTATTG GACACAACGGGATCCTCGCACACAGCGATAAAGTGGCGTCATCAGGCATGAACATCGTCAGTGAGGGCTACAGGGAACTGGGCATCGGCCGCAAGCTCTTCCACAGCGTCATGGAGGTCATGAAAGACCGCAACGTGGGGGGCACCTCTCTCTCCAACCGTGTCTCCTTCTACGCCCAGTTCGGCTGGATCATCCCCAGCTTCACCCTCCACTACAACCAGGGACCGGTCAACCCACACTTCGTCTCGGCTCCGACTAAAGTGGACGGTTTGGAGATCGTGCCAATCGCGGATGTTAGTTTTAGCGATGTTCTGAGCTACGACGCCGAGATTCACACCATTGCGCGACCCAAGTATCTGCGAAACTGGGCCCTGTTTGAAAAGGCTGAGTCGTACGCTGCCCTGAAAAACGGGAAAGTGTGCGGGTACTCTGTTCTCAGACGGGCGGACGTTGGTTACAAGATGTACCcgctctttgcagacgacaagCACATTGCGCATGCTTTGTTCTGCAAGATGGCGTCCTTCATCCCGCGAGGCGAGGACCTGATTTTCACTCAGCCGATCGAGAACGAGGAGGCGACAAAGTTTGTGACGGGGAACAAGCTGACCAACTATCTGACCATGACTCGCCTCTACAACCAGTGGGAAGTTGAGGTGGACGTTAGCCGTGTGTATTCCACCTCCTCCACTGAATATTCCATTGTGTGA